The Mucilaginibacter mallensis genome has a segment encoding these proteins:
- a CDS encoding RagB/SusD family nutrient uptake outer membrane protein — translation MKSIHKIIIILLSAAAITGCKKSFLDRPSNSQISSNNFYKSTSDLRLATASLYGGSEWWQFNNEAWLQIGDVLSGTGSFQYNPDLVQLFTRTITAQNGIVTNGWVGLYNVIGQCNGVINAIQQTASSSISAKDKNAAIGEAKFIRAVAYYHLAVYWGAVPIIEDNSKLIKNPLLNRNIVSDVYKFVANDLTYAANNLPKTDDKGRVTTWSAQGMLGKVYLTMAGLGQSGGQRDQKLLDSAIKYAGNVCKNSGLQLFEQNDPNHQGYYDLFRPVNNDSPESLFSLQWVGGVGYGNGNDLQLYFSPTPAILPEKEGGWEPLAPTYDLYQMYSAKDTVRRKATIMLNGDLYPELDQADGGYKATATGLKKHIIGNEKDNNAPTMDPWSSIEHTMILRLADVYLVYAEAILGNNTTTADGDAIKYFNLVRSRAGVDPVLTLSATTLRTERRVELAFEGQYWIDLVRYSYYDPANAVKFLNDQDVNHGRISFTYDPTTKTATRDTTATPLTLPATISSFTLPIPSSEVTTDPKLAQPPVPYY, via the coding sequence ATGAAATCAATTCACAAAATTATTATCATCCTGCTATCTGCAGCAGCAATTACCGGATGTAAAAAGAGTTTCCTTGACCGTCCATCCAACTCGCAGATAAGTTCTAATAATTTTTACAAATCCACGTCCGATTTACGGCTGGCTACGGCAAGTCTGTACGGCGGTTCGGAGTGGTGGCAATTTAATAATGAGGCCTGGTTGCAAATTGGCGATGTATTGAGCGGCACTGGTAGTTTTCAGTATAATCCCGATTTGGTACAACTTTTTACACGCACTATTACAGCGCAAAATGGTATTGTAACCAATGGTTGGGTGGGCTTGTACAATGTTATCGGGCAATGTAATGGCGTTATTAATGCCATACAGCAAACAGCATCTTCGTCCATTTCGGCAAAAGACAAAAATGCGGCCATAGGTGAGGCAAAATTTATTCGTGCCGTAGCTTATTATCATTTGGCGGTGTATTGGGGTGCCGTACCAATTATTGAGGACAACAGCAAACTGATAAAAAATCCGCTGCTTAACCGCAATATTGTTTCGGATGTCTATAAATTCGTTGCCAATGACCTGACTTATGCAGCAAATAATCTTCCAAAAACGGATGACAAAGGCCGGGTAACTACCTGGTCGGCTCAGGGAATGCTGGGCAAGGTGTATTTAACAATGGCAGGTTTAGGCCAAAGTGGCGGGCAACGCGACCAGAAATTGCTTGACAGTGCCATAAAGTATGCGGGCAACGTGTGCAAAAATAGCGGGTTACAGCTTTTTGAGCAGAATGATCCGAACCATCAAGGTTATTATGATCTTTTCAGGCCGGTTAACAATGATAGCCCTGAATCATTATTTTCTCTCCAATGGGTTGGGGGTGTGGGTTATGGAAATGGCAACGACCTACAACTTTATTTTTCGCCAACCCCCGCCATTCTTCCTGAAAAGGAAGGTGGATGGGAACCTCTGGCGCCAACCTACGATCTATACCAGATGTATTCTGCTAAGGATACAGTACGGCGCAAAGCTACTATTATGCTGAACGGAGATCTTTATCCGGAATTAGATCAAGCAGATGGTGGTTATAAGGCAACCGCTACGGGCCTGAAGAAACACATTATTGGCAACGAAAAAGATAACAATGCGCCAACAATGGATCCTTGGTCATCAATTGAACACACCATGATTCTTAGGTTGGCCGATGTTTACCTGGTGTATGCCGAGGCGATTCTTGGAAATAATACCACTACGGCCGATGGAGATGCTATTAAATATTTTAACCTGGTGCGGTCTAGGGCGGGCGTTGATCCTGTTCTTACGCTGAGCGCTACAACACTGCGTACGGAAAGAAGAGTTGAACTCGCTTTTGAAGGACAATACTGGATAGACCTGGTTAGGTATTCTTATTATGATCCGGCTAACGCTGTGAAGTTCCTTAATGATCAGGATGTCAATCATGGCCGTATTTCGTTTACTTATGATCCCACAACGAAAACAGCTACGAGGGACACTACTGCCACCCCACTTACGCTTCCGGCAACCATAAGTTCATTTACGCTGCCAATTCCGTCATCTGAGGTGACCACTGACCCTAAATTGGCACAGCCACCAGTACCCTACTATTAA
- a CDS encoding cellulase family glycosylhydrolase yields MKKKYFFKSVVLFTAIITLFACKKAKSPAPELTVSVSTMSFAPDGGTQDITVTSNAAWSVSNPASSWLQLSATSGNSGSTVIHVTATSPNGTGASQSAIFEISASNGQARRVTVTQAPTIYPGYNTSPIAPDMTGVTSNAVQLAAKMGTGMGMNFGNTMDSPNDGDWVSGKITDAQVKFVKKIGFSAVRIPMNWVWTHLSDPKKATIDPVWLARVKQVVGYCVANDVYVIINAHADLGWLENNVNAIKKDSVNAMQKAIWEQIATTLRDFDEHLLFASTNEPAVDNAEQMAILNGYHETFINAVRSTGGRNSYRVLVVQGPHADPTKTATLMTTMPTDPVPNKLILEVHDYTPAQFTLLTDGDASWGNMIYYWGAGNVSTIEPSRNAPPAVNESQITTELQGVKQDFVDKGIPVILGEYAAPRRNNPNEPMPLDTAVSNRSVDYWNTFMTKTAKTDGMLPFFWETGQMLDRANNVVIDQRMYNSLVAGYK; encoded by the coding sequence ATGAAAAAAAAGTATTTTTTTAAATCCGTAGTATTATTTACTGCGATTATTACCCTTTTCGCATGCAAAAAGGCGAAGAGTCCGGCACCGGAACTCACTGTTAGCGTGTCGACAATGAGTTTTGCGCCTGATGGTGGTACCCAGGACATAACCGTTACCAGCAATGCTGCCTGGAGCGTAAGCAACCCTGCTTCGTCATGGCTGCAATTAAGCGCAACTTCCGGTAACAGCGGTAGTACCGTTATTCATGTCACAGCCACATCGCCAAATGGCACAGGGGCAAGCCAGTCGGCAATTTTTGAAATAAGTGCGTCAAACGGGCAGGCAAGAAGGGTAACGGTTACCCAGGCCCCCACCATATACCCAGGTTATAATACATCGCCCATAGCGCCGGACATGACCGGAGTGACCAGTAATGCCGTGCAACTGGCGGCAAAAATGGGAACGGGAATGGGCATGAATTTTGGCAACACCATGGACTCCCCGAACGACGGTGATTGGGTGTCTGGTAAAATTACCGACGCGCAGGTAAAATTTGTAAAAAAAATAGGTTTCAGTGCGGTACGGATTCCCATGAATTGGGTTTGGACCCATTTAAGCGATCCGAAAAAGGCAACAATTGACCCTGTATGGCTTGCGCGGGTGAAACAAGTGGTTGGATATTGTGTGGCTAATGATGTGTATGTAATAATAAATGCCCACGCGGATCTTGGCTGGCTGGAAAATAATGTCAATGCCATAAAGAAAGATTCCGTTAACGCAATGCAAAAGGCGATTTGGGAGCAGATTGCTACAACCCTGCGTGATTTTGATGAGCACCTTTTATTTGCCAGTACGAATGAACCTGCGGTTGATAATGCCGAGCAGATGGCCATACTCAATGGTTACCACGAAACATTCATCAATGCAGTTCGCTCTACCGGAGGCAGGAACAGTTACCGTGTGCTGGTTGTACAGGGGCCTCACGCTGATCCTACTAAAACTGCTACTTTGATGACTACTATGCCTACCGACCCGGTGCCTAACAAGTTGATACTCGAGGTGCATGACTACACGCCTGCTCAATTTACGTTACTAACGGATGGAGATGCAAGCTGGGGCAACATGATTTACTACTGGGGCGCTGGGAATGTTTCTACTATTGAGCCATCGCGCAACGCCCCCCCCGCAGTAAACGAGAGTCAGATCACTACTGAGTTACAAGGGGTAAAACAGGATTTTGTTGACAAAGGTATCCCTGTAATTCTGGGTGAATATGCGGCCCCGAGGAGAAATAATCCCAACGAGCCTATGCCTTTGGATACGGCGGTGAGCAACAGGTCTGTGGATTACTGGAACACTTTTATGACCAAAACGGCTAAAACGGATGGTATGCTGCCATTTTTTTGGGAGACGGGGCAAATGTTAGACAGGGCTAATAATGTGGTAATAGACCAGCGTATGTATAATTCCCTTGTGGCTGGATATAAGTAA
- a CDS encoding glycoside hydrolase family 3 C-terminal domain-containing protein — MRIKYIIVLGAALFLFGNASAQNKNEAARQAKITSILKKMTLEEKIEMLHGNALFSSAGVPRLGIPELTCDDGPLGVREEIKRFDWASANWTTDSATFLPNGSAIAATWNPAMANKYGVVMGEEANAMKKNIMLAPAFNICRMPLCGRTYEYYSEDPYLNGQLAIQSVKGIQSQHVAACIKHFAANNQELNRDSVNTIVDERTLREIYFPAFKAAVQQGNAYTVMSAYNKVNSYWCSENDFLLNKVLKKGWGFKGVVMSDWSGVHHTVAAANNGLDIEMGSSGPYDQWYFAKPLLAAVKSGQVSVKTIDDKVRRILWLIYHTSMSANHPKGSIATLAHAKAAYDIATESIVLLKNDAHLLPLKASNIKSIAVIGDNATRTFALGGYGAGVKAQHEITALEGIKSRFGKTASISFAQGYKANYLANNTDAQNAGYDHPDQTLIDQAVALAKTTDIAILCIGSNREFESEGHDRKNLELPFGEQALVNAVSAANPNTIIVIMAGAPYDLNEIKKSNQTIVWSWFNGSEAGNALADVLKGIVNPSGRLPFTFPVSLGDSPAAALNTYPGKHLTADYKEGILVGYRWYDTKNIEPLYCFGYGLSYTHFTYTDLAINKKAYKSGDKITVSLKIKNTGAVAGKEVVQLYISKLNSSVLRPGKELKAFKKIMIAPGQTAPVLINIAINDLAYFNDKLKNWVIEPGQYKILAAASSRDIRQTATFNIK; from the coding sequence ATGCGTATAAAATATATTATAGTACTAGGTGCTGCCCTGTTTTTGTTTGGAAACGCTTCGGCACAAAATAAAAACGAAGCTGCGCGACAGGCTAAGATCACTAGCATCTTAAAGAAGATGACACTGGAAGAAAAAATAGAGATGCTGCACGGTAATGCCCTATTTTCCTCAGCAGGTGTGCCGCGTTTGGGTATCCCCGAACTAACCTGCGATGACGGCCCATTAGGTGTGCGGGAAGAAATAAAACGCTTCGACTGGGCTTCAGCAAACTGGACAACTGATTCCGCCACGTTTTTACCCAACGGCTCGGCCATAGCAGCCACATGGAACCCTGCAATGGCAAATAAATACGGGGTAGTTATGGGCGAGGAAGCCAACGCTATGAAAAAGAACATCATGCTTGCACCCGCATTCAATATTTGCCGGATGCCGCTTTGCGGTCGCACCTACGAGTACTATTCTGAAGATCCATATTTAAACGGTCAATTGGCTATTCAATCAGTAAAAGGGATTCAAAGTCAGCATGTAGCAGCCTGTATAAAACACTTTGCTGCCAATAACCAGGAACTCAACCGCGATAGCGTAAACACGATAGTTGATGAGCGTACTTTGCGCGAAATATATTTCCCCGCCTTTAAAGCGGCGGTACAGCAAGGTAATGCTTATACGGTAATGTCGGCTTACAATAAAGTGAACAGTTACTGGTGTTCGGAGAATGACTTTTTACTAAATAAAGTGTTAAAAAAAGGCTGGGGCTTTAAGGGAGTGGTCATGTCCGACTGGAGCGGTGTACACCATACCGTTGCGGCCGCTAATAATGGCCTGGATATAGAAATGGGCTCAAGCGGGCCGTATGATCAGTGGTATTTTGCTAAGCCACTACTTGCGGCAGTAAAATCAGGCCAGGTTTCAGTAAAAACAATAGATGATAAAGTGAGGAGGATCTTATGGTTGATTTATCATACATCCATGAGTGCAAATCACCCAAAAGGGTCTATTGCCACACTAGCGCATGCCAAAGCCGCATATGATATTGCAACAGAATCTATAGTCCTGTTAAAAAATGATGCTCATTTATTACCATTAAAGGCAAGCAACATTAAAAGTATTGCCGTTATCGGTGATAATGCCACCCGTACGTTTGCATTAGGCGGGTACGGAGCAGGCGTAAAAGCGCAACACGAGATAACAGCTTTGGAGGGTATAAAATCACGGTTCGGCAAAACGGCGAGCATCAGTTTCGCCCAGGGGTACAAGGCGAATTATTTAGCAAACAATACGGATGCGCAGAATGCTGGTTATGATCACCCCGACCAAACTTTGATCGACCAGGCCGTGGCGCTTGCAAAAACAACCGACATCGCCATTTTATGCATCGGTTCTAATCGCGAGTTTGAAAGCGAAGGCCATGACCGCAAAAATTTGGAGCTGCCCTTTGGCGAGCAGGCATTGGTTAACGCGGTTAGTGCAGCTAACCCTAATACGATTATCGTAATAATGGCGGGCGCTCCGTACGATCTGAATGAAATCAAAAAATCAAATCAAACGATTGTTTGGTCGTGGTTTAACGGATCGGAAGCAGGGAATGCACTGGCCGATGTTTTAAAAGGTATAGTGAACCCGTCAGGCCGTTTACCATTTACCTTTCCTGTCTCGTTGGGTGACTCACCGGCGGCTGCCTTAAATACATATCCGGGTAAACACCTGACGGCTGATTATAAAGAAGGCATACTGGTAGGTTATCGCTGGTACGACACTAAAAACATAGAACCGCTGTATTGCTTTGGTTACGGGTTGTCATATACTCATTTTACTTATACTGATTTGGCCATTAACAAGAAAGCGTATAAAAGTGGGGATAAAATAACGGTTTCCTTAAAGATTAAGAACACCGGCGCCGTAGCAGGAAAAGAAGTTGTTCAACTTTATATCAGCAAACTAAACTCTTCAGTTTTGCGCCCTGGCAAAGAACTAAAGGCATTTAAAAAGATTATGATAGCACCGGGTCAAACGGCTCCTGTTTTAATAAACATAGCTATAAACGACCTCGCCTATTTTAACGATAAATTAAAAAATTGGGTGATTGAGCCTGGTCAATACAAGATACTGGCCGCTGCGTCATCGAGAGATATCAGGCAAACAGCAACGTTTAATATTAAGTAG
- a CDS encoding glycan-binding surface protein: protein MKNNLDIRLYFLPLFFAMMALLPACKKSSNSGAAPIVTSIRMYHPSPKDTLLSTGNPKTDPTWAGGTGQYVVIIGQNLQNATEIDFDGVPTQFNAALFAPNSAVVQIPNIVYSTIDTTKLYTLHYKTPAGSTTFSFKLGPPAPIIMSISDVFANPGDSVYLYGANLVLVQQFTYGGTKIPKFNSSTDGTSLGFLMPATTSNKLIMVTTKSGTALDTINAKPIIAGISNCNANQGDSIYVYGSYLKTIQSFSFGGATITNFTSSPTGSYVSFVAPASSSYSSGPVTIVTSYGTASTVYNVNTQNGVTNGLLANFEWGNYFGYSWYGDISMAFSPVADFNGPLGTDNTMYIYFNSPVLAAGASKYAPLGNDNATSNPANFWMPVANLTDPPSNWAIQFEISVANPWNGGTLYIETAFAGDSYVARYEPWKNTVAFKTKGWETVTIPLSNFKSTVNQLGDGVSITQISQLLGPTGANSYNMTLKNFDTSPTTTGFYAAIDNIRCVKIK, encoded by the coding sequence ATGAAAAATAATTTAGACATCCGCTTGTATTTTTTGCCACTATTCTTCGCGATGATGGCTTTACTACCAGCTTGTAAGAAGAGTAGCAACAGCGGCGCAGCTCCTATTGTTACAAGCATAAGAATGTATCATCCGTCACCTAAGGATACTCTTTTGAGTACTGGTAATCCTAAAACTGATCCTACCTGGGCCGGAGGAACAGGACAATATGTGGTTATAATTGGCCAGAACCTGCAAAATGCGACGGAAATTGATTTTGATGGCGTTCCCACCCAATTTAACGCTGCTTTATTTGCGCCGAACAGCGCGGTGGTACAAATACCGAATATAGTGTATTCAACAATTGATACCACTAAGCTATACACCTTACACTATAAAACACCGGCGGGTTCCACCACGTTTTCCTTTAAACTGGGTCCGCCAGCACCTATTATTATGTCCATTTCCGACGTTTTCGCTAACCCGGGCGATTCGGTTTATCTGTACGGTGCCAATTTAGTATTGGTTCAACAGTTTACATATGGCGGAACCAAAATTCCAAAGTTTAACTCAAGTACCGATGGTACCTCTCTTGGCTTTTTGATGCCGGCAACAACATCCAACAAACTGATCATGGTAACTACTAAATCTGGTACTGCCCTGGATACCATAAATGCGAAGCCGATCATTGCCGGCATTTCCAACTGTAATGCCAACCAGGGTGATTCGATTTATGTTTATGGTAGTTACCTTAAGACTATTCAGTCATTTTCTTTTGGCGGTGCTACTATTACAAATTTCACATCAAGCCCAACTGGCAGTTATGTTTCGTTTGTTGCTCCAGCTTCGAGCAGCTACTCTAGTGGACCAGTGACCATTGTTACCAGTTATGGAACGGCTTCTACTGTTTATAATGTAAATACTCAAAATGGCGTTACTAACGGTCTTTTAGCAAATTTTGAGTGGGGTAATTATTTTGGTTATTCCTGGTATGGAGATATTTCAATGGCTTTTTCCCCTGTGGCCGATTTTAATGGTCCGTTGGGAACAGATAATACTATGTATATATATTTTAATTCTCCTGTTTTAGCTGCCGGTGCTAGTAAGTACGCGCCATTGGGTAATGACAATGCAACTTCTAATCCTGCTAATTTCTGGATGCCTGTGGCAAATCTTACAGATCCTCCTTCAAACTGGGCCATTCAATTTGAAATAAGTGTGGCTAACCCATGGAATGGAGGTACTCTTTATATTGAAACTGCCTTTGCAGGTGACAGTTATGTTGCGCGTTATGAGCCATGGAAAAATACCGTTGCTTTTAAAACAAAAGGTTGGGAAACCGTAACTATTCCTTTAAGTAACTTCAAATCAACAGTTAACCAATTAGGGGATGGTGTATCAATTACTCAAATAAGCCAATTATTAGGGCCTACTGGTGCGAATAGTTATAATATGACCCTTAAAAATTTCGATACTTCGCCAACTACAACTGGTTTTTATGCCGCTATTGACAATATCAGGTGTGTGAAAATCAAATAG
- a CDS encoding family 43 glycosylhydrolase, giving the protein MNNIINRRKSYGIFLGLLFLFPSLSFSCKKKQVAPQSQSQFTVSSAQVVFESEGSSSNVSITANGNWTASSNSSSIWFTISQASGGSGNVTLKLTANANNTGAGREAIVTINASNGDTRQIQVSQPDNQNLLAKFAMVSPKLLTNNGNPLLDFMFTADPTAIEYNGRVYVYTTNDQQQYDTVGPGGKNTYAYIRTLVMMSSADMVNWTYHGLINTAVLAPWTASSWAPSIESRMEADGKTHFYMYYSNNGLGSAMLTSTSPVGPWKDPLGKNIVDRSVPGVDVGAPFDPGVLIDNQGTGWLVFGGGTPKTKYMPDNARIVKLGADMISLAGNVSKIPAPYMNEASDLNFINGTWVYNYCTNWDPRNVWPYSNIPKPTACNISYMTSKTPLDSGSWKYGDNYFRNPGDNVGDKIGPLTNNHSHLFTFQGKWYFAYHAMYLQNYFNTTGGFRNVGIEEAPMDTTNGVNIPMINATFKGPSQTKLLNPFVLQQAETTAGTSGHVKFDTAGIVGNMVAIGQIDKQVLMVRGADFSKQIPSKFEARVKGTGQIDVYVNNLKGPALVSLKCDTKDWTTLSTQITQKIPNGVGNIYFVFYGDGFLFDDWQFE; this is encoded by the coding sequence ATGAACAATATAATAAATAGGAGAAAGAGTTATGGGATATTTTTAGGCTTACTATTCTTGTTTCCATCGCTTTCTTTTTCCTGTAAGAAGAAACAGGTTGCGCCTCAATCTCAATCCCAATTCACTGTTTCTTCCGCGCAGGTTGTTTTTGAGTCAGAAGGAAGTAGTTCTAATGTTTCCATCACCGCAAATGGTAATTGGACAGCGTCATCCAATAGCTCATCTATATGGTTCACGATAAGTCAGGCATCGGGAGGCTCGGGAAATGTTACGCTTAAATTAACCGCGAACGCTAACAACACAGGGGCTGGCCGCGAGGCGATAGTGACTATCAACGCTTCGAATGGTGATACCAGGCAAATTCAAGTTTCACAGCCAGACAATCAAAATCTGTTAGCAAAATTCGCAATGGTTTCGCCGAAACTTCTCACCAATAATGGGAATCCTTTATTAGATTTTATGTTTACGGCCGACCCAACAGCTATAGAATACAATGGAAGAGTTTATGTGTACACCACGAATGATCAACAACAGTATGACACGGTAGGACCGGGTGGGAAAAATACTTACGCGTATATCCGCACACTGGTCATGATGTCTTCCGCTGATATGGTCAACTGGACCTATCATGGCCTCATAAATACAGCAGTACTGGCGCCATGGACTGCTTCGTCCTGGGCACCTTCTATTGAATCCAGAATGGAAGCAGATGGTAAAACGCATTTCTATATGTATTATTCCAATAACGGCTTGGGCTCGGCCATGCTTACTTCCACCTCTCCCGTTGGCCCCTGGAAAGACCCATTAGGGAAGAACATAGTCGACCGCTCTGTGCCCGGTGTGGATGTCGGTGCTCCATTCGATCCCGGAGTTTTGATTGACAACCAGGGTACAGGCTGGCTGGTTTTTGGAGGCGGAACGCCTAAAACAAAATATATGCCAGATAATGCCAGAATCGTCAAATTAGGAGCAGATATGATCAGTTTGGCCGGCAATGTTTCTAAGATACCCGCTCCTTATATGAATGAGGCCAGCGACCTTAACTTTATCAATGGAACCTGGGTTTATAACTATTGTACGAATTGGGATCCACGCAATGTATGGCCTTATAGCAATATTCCTAAACCAACCGCATGCAACATATCTTATATGACGAGTAAAACACCCTTAGATTCGGGTAGTTGGAAGTATGGCGATAATTACTTTAGGAATCCTGGCGACAACGTGGGTGACAAAATAGGTCCTTTGACAAACAATCACTCTCATTTGTTCACGTTTCAAGGGAAATGGTATTTTGCTTACCATGCCATGTATTTACAGAATTATTTTAACACTACGGGTGGTTTTCGGAATGTTGGTATCGAAGAAGCACCGATGGATACAACTAATGGCGTGAACATCCCCATGATCAACGCAACTTTTAAAGGTCCGTCACAAACTAAGCTATTAAATCCGTTCGTTCTGCAGCAAGCAGAAACCACGGCAGGCACTTCGGGGCACGTCAAGTTCGATACTGCTGGTATTGTGGGTAATATGGTTGCCATAGGACAAATAGATAAACAAGTTCTCATGGTCCGGGGAGCCGATTTTAGCAAACAGATTCCTTCCAAATTCGAAGCCAGGGTGAAAGGAACAGGTCAAATCGATGTTTATGTAAATAATCTTAAAGGCCCGGCCCTTGTTTCCCTTAAATGTGATACGAAGGACTGGACTACGCTCTCAACGCAAATAACACAGAAGATACCTAATGGAGTAGGGAATATCTATTTTGTATTTTATGGAGACGGTTTTTTGTTTGATGATTGGCAATTCGAGTAA
- a CDS encoding helix-turn-helix domain-containing protein, whose protein sequence is MKKRRAFRIPDKLQKKYKRVSEGQIRVHFEEAYLQTGNEKFLGELIEYIKQNISNPNLSVETTSREMKMCRVSLYKKLKMLTGKSPVEFIQTIRLQKAAHLLENTEMKINQVASEVGFEAPQYFAKLFKREYDILPSAYVLFIRKAKTQVILSTMGWPAPKIAGFSKKNMNNKLQTKF, encoded by the coding sequence GTGAAAAAGAGAAGGGCCTTTAGAATACCCGACAAGCTTCAGAAAAAATATAAACGGGTTTCTGAGGGGCAGATAAGGGTGCACTTTGAAGAGGCATATCTACAAACAGGGAATGAGAAATTCTTGGGTGAATTAATTGAGTATATCAAGCAGAACATATCAAACCCCAATCTTTCTGTTGAAACAACCAGTCGTGAGATGAAAATGTGCCGGGTATCGTTGTATAAGAAACTTAAAATGCTTACCGGTAAATCGCCTGTGGAGTTTATACAGACAATCCGCCTGCAGAAAGCTGCCCATTTACTCGAAAATACAGAAATGAAGATTAACCAGGTAGCCAGTGAAGTTGGGTTTGAAGCACCTCAATATTTCGCAAAGCTTTTTAAAAGAGAATACGATATCCTCCCCTCTGCTTACGTTCTTTTTATCCGCAAGGCTAAAACCCAGGTAATATTAAGTACTATGGGCTGGCCTGCGCCTAAAATAGCAGGGTTTAGCAAAAAGAATATGAACAATAAATTACAAACTAAATTTTAA